One stretch of Wolbachia endosymbiont of Armadillidium arcangelii DNA includes these proteins:
- the mnmE gene encoding tRNA uridine-5-carboxymethylaminomethyl(34) synthesis GTPase MnmE, producing MTNTNETIFALSTVFGKSGVAVIRISGEYALKALNHFHIKKEIKPRLATLVDLYDDSNQLIDNGIIIYFPAPNSFTGEDVIELQVHGSKAVVKIILEELSKIFVTARPGEFSLRAFLNGKFDLTQIEGIADLINAETKMQAKQAIKQISGELERLYSNWKQRLITIQSKIEAYIDFPEDIWAEKNELEKISNEVQALVRLIQEHLNDNRRGERLREGLHVVITGEPNVGKSTLFNFLAKRDIAIVSEYAGTTRDVLEAHIDIGGYPIILSDTAGIRESSDPIESEGISRAKKRSFEADLRIELFPFEQRYNVNCNVVNSDTIYVLSKADNAINERNTLIGDVDFLSISILKGIGTNKLISLIKEKAEEKFGHDRDTPVITRQRHRGHMQKALEHLQRFNIDNPIELISEDLRLAAFELGAVIGVINVEEILDSVFSSFCIGK from the coding sequence ATGACAAACACAAATGAAACTATTTTCGCTTTATCGACCGTATTTGGTAAGTCAGGAGTTGCAGTAATTAGAATTTCAGGCGAATACGCGCTTAAAGCTTTAAATCATTTTCATATTAAGAAAGAAATTAAACCAAGGCTTGCTACTTTAGTTGATCTATATGATGATTCCAATCAATTGATAGATAATGGAATAATCATCTATTTCCCCGCTCCAAACAGTTTTACTGGCGAGGATGTTATAGAGTTACAAGTGCATGGAAGCAAAGCAGTCGTAAAAATCATCTTGGAGGAATTATCAAAAATTTTCGTTACGGCCAGGCCTGGAGAATTCTCACTTAGGGCTTTTCTAAATGGTAAATTTGACTTAACGCAAATAGAAGGAATTGCAGACTTAATTAATGCTGAGACGAAAATGCAAGCTAAACAAGCGATTAAGCAGATATCAGGAGAATTGGAGAGACTATACAGCAATTGGAAGCAAAGATTGATAACGATACAATCCAAAATCGAAGCGTATATAGACTTTCCAGAAGATATTTGGGCAGAAAAAAATGAATTGGAAAAAATTAGTAATGAAGTGCAAGCTCTTGTGCGGTTGATACAAGAGCATTTAAATGATAATAGACGGGGTGAAAGGTTGCGTGAGGGTTTACACGTTGTAATAACTGGTGAACCAAATGTTGGTAAATCAACGCTGTTTAATTTCTTGGCCAAACGTGATATTGCTATTGTTTCTGAATATGCAGGCACAACAAGGGATGTGCTTGAAGCTCATATTGACATTGGCGGATACCCAATCATTCTATCTGATACTGCTGGAATTCGTGAAAGTTCAGATCCAATAGAATCAGAAGGCATAAGTCGAGCAAAAAAGAGGTCTTTTGAAGCTGATTTAAGAATAGAACTGTTTCCTTTTGAACAACGTTATAATGTCAATTGCAACGTTGTAAATAGCGATACTATTTATGTATTGAGCAAAGCTGACAATGCAATTAATGAGAGAAATACACTGATTGGCGATGTAGATTTTCTATCTATTTCTATTCTAAAGGGAATAGGTACAAACAAATTGATCTCTCTTATAAAAGAGAAGGCAGAGGAAAAATTTGGGCATGATAGAGACACTCCTGTAATTACTCGGCAAAGACATAGGGGTCACATGCAGAAGGCGCTAGAACATTTACAACGTTTTAATATCGATAATCCAATTGAGTTGATATCTGAAGATTTGAGGCTTGCTGCATTTGAACTTGGTGCAGTAATTGGGGTTATTAATGTTGAGGAAATATTGGATAGTGTGTTTAGCAGTTTTTGTATAGGTAAGTAA
- a CDS encoding NAD(P)/FAD-dependent oxidoreductase, translating into METDIVIIGAGPVGIFTAFQAGMLDMRCHIIDILDQVGGQCTALYSEKPIYDIPGYPVITAQKLIEQLMKQASQFKPIYHLNQKVEKISNNCNQSFIIITNTGTEVKCKVVIVAAGNGMFEPNRPPLSNILEYENKSVFYSVNKISDFQDKTIVIAGGGDSAADWTVELSRVAKKIYVIHRRKEFRCTPETRNKLETLEIDGKIELVVPYQLHELAGNDGQLIAVIVKNIASKEEKEISADFLLPFFGLSMNLGPINNWGIQLEHSRIVVDPATLRTSRDRIYAIGDIATYSGKLKLILNGFAESAMACYDIYKVIHNSPVNFQYSTSKGIHGNKE; encoded by the coding sequence ATGGAAACCGATATAGTAATAATAGGTGCAGGGCCTGTTGGAATATTCACTGCTTTTCAAGCGGGAATGCTTGATATGAGATGTCATATAATAGATATTTTGGATCAAGTAGGAGGACAATGCACAGCTCTTTACTCAGAAAAGCCAATATATGATATACCTGGTTATCCTGTAATTACTGCTCAAAAATTAATCGAACAATTAATGAAGCAGGCTTCACAATTTAAGCCTATTTACCATTTAAATCAAAAAGTAGAAAAGATTTCGAATAACTGCAATCAAAGCTTTATTATCATAACTAATACAGGCACAGAGGTAAAATGTAAGGTTGTTATTGTTGCTGCAGGTAACGGAATGTTTGAACCTAACCGTCCACCCTTAAGTAATATATTAGAATATGAAAATAAATCTGTATTTTACAGTGTAAATAAAATTTCTGATTTTCAGGACAAAACTATAGTCATTGCAGGGGGGGGTGATTCTGCAGCTGATTGGACTGTAGAACTCTCTAGAGTTGCAAAGAAAATTTATGTGATACATCGAAGAAAAGAATTTCGCTGCACTCCTGAAACTAGAAATAAATTAGAAACACTTGAAATTGATGGAAAAATAGAACTTGTAGTGCCATATCAATTACATGAACTAGCCGGAAATGACGGGCAGTTGATCGCAGTGATAGTAAAAAACATTGCCTCTAAGGAAGAAAAAGAAATATCCGCTGATTTTTTGCTGCCATTTTTTGGATTATCAATGAATCTTGGTCCAATAAACAATTGGGGTATACAGTTAGAACATAGCCGCATAGTTGTCGACCCAGCTACACTTAGAACCAGTAGAGATAGGATATATGCAATCGGAGATATAGCTACTTATTCAGGCAAACTCAAGTTGATACTAAATGGTTTTGCTGAGAGCGCAATGGCTTGTTATGACATATACAAAGTAATTCACAACTCTCCAGTTAACTTTCAATATTCAACTTCAAAGGGAATTCATGGAAATAAAGAGTAA
- a CDS encoding IS4-like element ISWpi18 family transposase, whose amino-acid sequence MFIKNKLMSLNFINAHRASSKDFSRKRKLPFINVFLLIFRKSVKSLQVMLNEFVLHTRKDYTITASAFTQARKKLKHTAFSELNDDIVSLYYQDQEFKTHHGFRVLAFDASILILPKSDKIIGEFGSRAVWNGIQRFEDYTSATFEVCYDVLNNIAIKSVLSRGDSYEVDLAIGMLESIKSDDLLICDRGYVSYRFLAELTGRKINYIIRCPSSSFNEINAMFKPESPSSMVVVSTAPIKVARQLRKLGLPDEMKFRLVKIILSSGEVEVLVTSLLDEQSFTVEEFERLYYLRWGVETFFSRLKGRLNLENFTGKSIETIKQDFWSTIFISNLESIMIEDDEETLSAQNSKLKKSINKSVSFNAIKNLAFDIFSTESDIDCIMDRLSQLFLMNTLVVRKGRRVDRHKISDIRSLNYQKRARKHVF is encoded by the coding sequence ATGTTTATAAAAAATAAATTGATGAGTTTAAACTTTATAAACGCACACAGAGCATCCTCAAAAGACTTCTCACGAAAAAGAAAGCTGCCCTTCATTAATGTATTTCTCCTGATTTTTAGAAAGAGTGTAAAGTCATTACAAGTAATGCTTAATGAGTTTGTTCTGCATACAAGAAAAGATTACACAATTACGGCAAGTGCATTTACTCAAGCAAGAAAGAAGCTAAAGCATACTGCGTTTTCAGAGTTAAATGATGATATAGTTTCCCTATACTACCAAGATCAGGAATTTAAAACCCACCATGGCTTCAGAGTACTTGCATTTGATGCTTCAATACTGATTCTGCCAAAGAGCGACAAAATAATAGGCGAGTTTGGCTCAAGAGCAGTATGGAATGGAATCCAGAGATTTGAAGACTATACAAGTGCAACCTTTGAAGTTTGCTACGATGTGCTAAATAATATTGCAATAAAATCTGTGCTAAGTAGAGGTGACAGCTATGAGGTTGATTTAGCGATCGGTATGCTTGAATCCATAAAATCAGACGATTTGTTAATCTGTGATAGAGGATACGTATCTTATCGATTTCTTGCTGAGCTTACAGGAAGGAAAATCAATTATATAATTCGCTGTCCAAGTTCGTCTTTCAATGAAATAAACGCTATGTTTAAGCCGGAAAGCCCATCTAGTATGGTGGTAGTGTCTACCGCACCTATTAAAGTAGCAAGACAGCTACGAAAGCTAGGATTACCTGATGAGATGAAATTCAGGTTAGTCAAAATAATACTTTCTTCTGGAGAAGTTGAAGTGTTAGTAACATCTCTGTTAGATGAGCAAAGTTTTACAGTCGAAGAGTTTGAGAGATTATATTACTTGCGCTGGGGAGTAGAAACATTTTTTTCTAGGCTGAAGGGAAGATTAAATTTAGAGAATTTCACAGGAAAAAGTATTGAAACTATCAAGCAGGATTTTTGGTCAACTATCTTCATCAGTAATCTAGAAAGTATCATGATAGAAGATGATGAAGAGACATTGAGCGCACAGAATAGTAAACTAAAAAAAAGCATCAATAAATCTGTCTCATTTAATGCGATTAAAAACTTAGCCTTTGATATTTTTTCTACAGAGTCAGACATAGACTGCATTATGGATCGACTATCACAGTTATTTTTGATGAACACTTTAGTGGTAAGAAAAGGGAGAAGAGTTGATCGTCATAAGATATCTGATATTCGTTCACTCAACTACCAGAAAAGAGCTAGAAAACATGTGTTTTAA
- a CDS encoding ankyrin repeat domain-containing protein: protein MTISFLNWNTLLSSVSADKNLSKDNVIEKIQNRLKRHSKKYYEEWEKSGFDINYVYKNVGKVTLLHLAVSCNLENITNALIEKGANVDEKDCDEKTALHYAAENRYKDIVKVLIQVGANVDVQHLYGTPLHYAVSYCRKETVEVLLEKGANVNAVNTHGMTPLDYAKGQNVEVLLKAGGRSFVKAFNRGVAAAVETALLVAAIAAVLFATGTIAIPIAIAVVAVIALAVGGATYMMLKPDTQVDKPILTNGQQEAASASRVA from the coding sequence ATGACAATAAGTTTTCTAAATTGGAACACATTATTGAGTTCAGTTAGTGCTGACAAAAATTTAAGCAAAGATAACGTAATTGAAAAAATACAAAATAGGCTAAAAAGGCATTCAAAGAAATATTATGAAGAGTGGGAAAAATCTGGCTTTGATATAAATTATGTGTATAAAAATGTTGGAAAAGTGACTCTTTTGCATTTAGCTGTTTCCTGTAACCTAGAAAATATAACAAATGCTCTCATAGAAAAAGGTGCAAATGTTGATGAAAAAGATTGTGATGAGAAGACTGCTTTGCATTATGCTGCTGAGAATCGTTACAAAGACATAGTAAAGGTTTTAATCCAAGTAGGAGCAAATGTTGATGTGCAACATTTATATGGAACTCCTTTACATTATGCTGTTTCTTATTGTCGCAAAGAGACAGTAGAGGTTTTACTCGAAAAAGGAGCAAATGTTAATGCAGTAAATACACATGGAATGACTCCTTTAGATTATGCTAAGGGTCAAAACGTAGAAGTTCTATTAAAGGCAGGAGGACGTTCTTTTGTGAAAGCATTTAATAGAGGGGTTGCTGCCGCTGTAGAAACTGCATTATTAGTTGCTGCTATAGCAGCGGTGCTTTTTGCAACTGGGACAATTGCGATACCTATAGCTATAGCAGTGGTTGCAGTTATAGCACTAGCAGTTGGTGGTGCTACATATATGATGTTAAAGCCTGATACTCAAGTTGATAAACCAATCTTAACAAATGGACAGCAAGAAGCTGCTAGCGCTAGTAGGGTTGCCTAG